Proteins encoded in a region of the Podarcis muralis chromosome 2, rPodMur119.hap1.1, whole genome shotgun sequence genome:
- the KLHL3 gene encoding kelch-like protein 3 isoform X6 yields the protein MLRSKPIVLSWQPAVRISVQCLQVLLPAASLLQLMDVRQNCCDFLQSQLHPTNCLGIRAFADVHTCTELLQQANAYAEQHFPEVMLGEEFLSLSLDQVCSLISSDKLTVSSEEKVFEAVISWINYEKESRLAHMAKLMEHVRLPLLPRDYLVQTVEEEALIKNNNTCKDFLIEAMKYHLLPLDQRQLIKNPRTKPRTPVSLPKVMMVVGGQAPKAIRSVECYDFEEERWDQVAELPSRRCRAGVVFMAGKVYAVGGFNGSLRVRTVDVYDGVKDLWTSIASMQERRSTLGAAVLNELLYAVGGFDGSTGLASVEAYNYKTNEWFFVAPMNTRRSSVGVGVVEGKSKLLYWPQQHSKLYAVGGYDGASRQCLSTVEQYNPATNEWAYVSDMSTRRSGAGVGVLSGQLYATGGHDGPLVRKSVEVYDPGTNTWKQVADMNMCRRNAGVCSVNGLLYVVGGDDGSCNLASVEYYNPVTDKWTLLPTNMSTGRSYAGVAVIHKPL from the exons ATGTTGAGATCGAAGCCCATCGTATTGTCCTGGCAGCCTGCAGTCCGTATTTCTGTGCAATGTTTACAG GTTTTGTTACCAGCAGCCAGCCTATTGCAGCTAATGGATGTTCGACAAAACTGTTGTGACTTTCTTCAATCTCAGCTCCATCCCACGAATTGCCTTGGTATTCGCGCCTTTGCAGATGTGCATACTTGcactgaactgttgcaacaggctaACGCCTATGCAG AGCAGCATTTTCCTGAGGTGATGCTTGGTGAAGAATTCCTTAGCCTTAGCCTAGACCAAGTTTGCAGTTTGATATCAAGTGACAAGCTAACCGTTTCATCAGAAGAAAAG GTGTTTGAAGCTGTCATTTCTTGGATAAATTATGAGAAAGAGTCTCGCTTGGCACACATGGCTAAGTTGATGGAACATGTCCGCCTCCCTCTCTTGCCCAGAGATTACCTTGTACAG ACAGTTGAAGAAGAAGCTTTAATCAAGAACAATAACACATGTAAAGATTTCCTTATTGAGGCCATGAAATACCACTTGCTTCCTCTGGATCAACGGCAGTTGATAAAGAATCCTAGAACAAAACCAAGGACCCCAGTCAGTCTGCCAAAG GTAATGATGGTGGTTGGTGGCCAAGCACCTAAAGCCATTCGGAGTGTAGAGTGTTATGATTTTGAGGAGGAGCGATGGGATCAAGTTGCTGAACTTCCTTCTCGGAGATGTAGAGCAG GGGTGGTATTCATGGCAGGCAAAGTCTATGCTGTGGGAGGTTTTAATGGCTCTTTACGAGTCCGAACAGTAGATGTATATGATGGAGTGAAAGACTTGTGGACATCAATAGCCAGCATGCAAGAAAGACGAAGCACTTTAGGGGCAGCTGTGCTAAATGAACTCCtctatgctgttggtggatttgaTGGAAGCACAG GTCTTGCATCTGTGGAAGCATATAACTATAAGACCAATGAGTGGTTTTTTGTGGCACCTATGAACACAAGAAGAAGCAGCGTTGGAGTTGGGGTCGTGGAAGGTAAAAGCAAACTGCTGTATTGGCCGCAGCAGCACA GTAAACTCTATGCTGTTGGTGGTTACGATGGAGCATCACGTCAGTGCCTTAGTACTGTAGAACAGTATAATCCAGCTACAAATGAGTGGGCATATGTGTCGGATATGAGTACTCGCCGCAGTGGTGCAG GTGTTGGTGTACTTAGTGGACAGCTGTATGCTACTGGGGGACATGATGGCCCTTTGGTGAGGAAAAGTGTGGAAGTATATGATCCTGGAACAAATACATGGAAACAAGTGGCAGATATGAATATGTGTAGAAGAAATGCAG GTGTGTGTTCAGTGAACGGTCTTCTCTATGTGGTTGGAGGAGATGATGGCTCTTGCAATTTGGCATCTGTAGAATACTATAATCCTGTCACTGATAAATGGACATTATTACCAACAAACATGAGCACTGGAAGAAGTTATGCAG GTGTAGCTGTGATCCATAAACCATTGTGA
- the KLHL3 gene encoding kelch-like protein 3 isoform X7 has protein sequence MNTVFFLPTQCNGKVLLPAASLLQLMDVRQNCCDFLQSQLHPTNCLGIRAFADVHTCTELLQQANAYAEQHFPEVMLGEEFLSLSLDQVCSLISSDKLTVSSEEKVFEAVISWINYEKESRLAHMAKLMEHVRLPLLPRDYLVQTVEEEALIKNNNTCKDFLIEAMKYHLLPLDQRQLIKNPRTKPRTPVSLPKVMMVVGGQAPKAIRSVECYDFEEERWDQVAELPSRRCRAGVVFMAGKVYAVGGFNGSLRVRTVDVYDGVKDLWTSIASMQERRSTLGAAVLNELLYAVGGFDGSTGLASVEAYNYKTNEWFFVAPMNTRRSSVGVGVVEGKSKLLYWPQQHSKLYAVGGYDGASRQCLSTVEQYNPATNEWAYVSDMSTRRSGAGVGVLSGQLYATGGHDGPLVRKSVEVYDPGTNTWKQVADMNMCRRNAGVCSVNGLLYVVGGDDGSCNLASVEYYNPVTDKWTLLPTNMSTGRSYAGVAVIHKPL, from the exons ATGAACACAGTTTTCTTCTTGCCAACACAGTGTAATGGCAAG GTTTTGTTACCAGCAGCCAGCCTATTGCAGCTAATGGATGTTCGACAAAACTGTTGTGACTTTCTTCAATCTCAGCTCCATCCCACGAATTGCCTTGGTATTCGCGCCTTTGCAGATGTGCATACTTGcactgaactgttgcaacaggctaACGCCTATGCAG AGCAGCATTTTCCTGAGGTGATGCTTGGTGAAGAATTCCTTAGCCTTAGCCTAGACCAAGTTTGCAGTTTGATATCAAGTGACAAGCTAACCGTTTCATCAGAAGAAAAG GTGTTTGAAGCTGTCATTTCTTGGATAAATTATGAGAAAGAGTCTCGCTTGGCACACATGGCTAAGTTGATGGAACATGTCCGCCTCCCTCTCTTGCCCAGAGATTACCTTGTACAG ACAGTTGAAGAAGAAGCTTTAATCAAGAACAATAACACATGTAAAGATTTCCTTATTGAGGCCATGAAATACCACTTGCTTCCTCTGGATCAACGGCAGTTGATAAAGAATCCTAGAACAAAACCAAGGACCCCAGTCAGTCTGCCAAAG GTAATGATGGTGGTTGGTGGCCAAGCACCTAAAGCCATTCGGAGTGTAGAGTGTTATGATTTTGAGGAGGAGCGATGGGATCAAGTTGCTGAACTTCCTTCTCGGAGATGTAGAGCAG GGGTGGTATTCATGGCAGGCAAAGTCTATGCTGTGGGAGGTTTTAATGGCTCTTTACGAGTCCGAACAGTAGATGTATATGATGGAGTGAAAGACTTGTGGACATCAATAGCCAGCATGCAAGAAAGACGAAGCACTTTAGGGGCAGCTGTGCTAAATGAACTCCtctatgctgttggtggatttgaTGGAAGCACAG GTCTTGCATCTGTGGAAGCATATAACTATAAGACCAATGAGTGGTTTTTTGTGGCACCTATGAACACAAGAAGAAGCAGCGTTGGAGTTGGGGTCGTGGAAGGTAAAAGCAAACTGCTGTATTGGCCGCAGCAGCACA GTAAACTCTATGCTGTTGGTGGTTACGATGGAGCATCACGTCAGTGCCTTAGTACTGTAGAACAGTATAATCCAGCTACAAATGAGTGGGCATATGTGTCGGATATGAGTACTCGCCGCAGTGGTGCAG GTGTTGGTGTACTTAGTGGACAGCTGTATGCTACTGGGGGACATGATGGCCCTTTGGTGAGGAAAAGTGTGGAAGTATATGATCCTGGAACAAATACATGGAAACAAGTGGCAGATATGAATATGTGTAGAAGAAATGCAG GTGTGTGTTCAGTGAACGGTCTTCTCTATGTGGTTGGAGGAGATGATGGCTCTTGCAATTTGGCATCTGTAGAATACTATAATCCTGTCACTGATAAATGGACATTATTACCAACAAACATGAGCACTGGAAGAAGTTATGCAG GTGTAGCTGTGATCCATAAACCATTGTGA
- the KLHL3 gene encoding kelch-like protein 3 isoform X2: MDDESIKRSPQPLEEDEDKDQRTVTINPCHMGKAFKVMNELRSKRLLCDVVIVAEDVEIEAHRIVLAACSPYFCAMFTGDMTESKAKKIEIKDVDGLTLSKLIDYIYTAEIEVTEENVQVLLPAASLLQLMDVRQNCCDFLQSQLHPTNCLGIRAFADVHTCTELLQQANAYAEQHFPEVMLGEEFLSLSLDQVCSLISSDKLTVSSEEKVFEAVISWINYEKESRLAHMAKLMEHVRLPLLPRDYLVQTVEEEALIKNNNTCKDFLIEAMKYHLLPLDQRQLIKNPRTKPRTPVSLPKVMMVVGGQAPKAIRSVECYDFEEERWDQVAELPSRRCRAGVVFMAGKVYAVGGFNGSLRVRTVDVYDGVKDLWTSIASMQERRSTLGAAVLNELLYAVGGFDGSTGLASVEAYNYKTNEWFFVAPMNTRRSSVGVGVVEGKLYAVGGYDGASRQCLSTVEQYNPATNEWAYVSDMSTRRSGAGVGVLSGQLYATGGHDGPLVRKSVEVYDPGTNTWKQVADMNMCRRNAGVCSVNGLLYVVGGDDGSCNLASVEYYNPVTDKWTLLPTNMSTGRSYAGVAVIHKPL; this comes from the exons CATCAAGAGATCCCCCCAACCACTTGAGGAAGATGAAGATAAGGACCAGCGAACAGTGACCATCAATCCTTGTCACATGGGAAAGGCATTCAAAGTCATGAATGAACTAAGGAG CAAGCGGCTTCTCTGTGATGTGGTGATTGTTGCTGAAGATGTTGAGATCGAAGCCCATCGTATTGTCCTGGCAGCCTGCAGTCCGTATTTCTGTGCAATGTTTACAG GAGATATgactgaaagcaaagcaaagaagaTCGAGATcaaagatgttgatggactaaCCTTAAGTAAGCTGATTGATTACATCTACACCGCTGAGATAGAGGTCACAGAAGAAAATGTTCAG GTTTTGTTACCAGCAGCCAGCCTATTGCAGCTAATGGATGTTCGACAAAACTGTTGTGACTTTCTTCAATCTCAGCTCCATCCCACGAATTGCCTTGGTATTCGCGCCTTTGCAGATGTGCATACTTGcactgaactgttgcaacaggctaACGCCTATGCAG AGCAGCATTTTCCTGAGGTGATGCTTGGTGAAGAATTCCTTAGCCTTAGCCTAGACCAAGTTTGCAGTTTGATATCAAGTGACAAGCTAACCGTTTCATCAGAAGAAAAG GTGTTTGAAGCTGTCATTTCTTGGATAAATTATGAGAAAGAGTCTCGCTTGGCACACATGGCTAAGTTGATGGAACATGTCCGCCTCCCTCTCTTGCCCAGAGATTACCTTGTACAG ACAGTTGAAGAAGAAGCTTTAATCAAGAACAATAACACATGTAAAGATTTCCTTATTGAGGCCATGAAATACCACTTGCTTCCTCTGGATCAACGGCAGTTGATAAAGAATCCTAGAACAAAACCAAGGACCCCAGTCAGTCTGCCAAAG GTAATGATGGTGGTTGGTGGCCAAGCACCTAAAGCCATTCGGAGTGTAGAGTGTTATGATTTTGAGGAGGAGCGATGGGATCAAGTTGCTGAACTTCCTTCTCGGAGATGTAGAGCAG GGGTGGTATTCATGGCAGGCAAAGTCTATGCTGTGGGAGGTTTTAATGGCTCTTTACGAGTCCGAACAGTAGATGTATATGATGGAGTGAAAGACTTGTGGACATCAATAGCCAGCATGCAAGAAAGACGAAGCACTTTAGGGGCAGCTGTGCTAAATGAACTCCtctatgctgttggtggatttgaTGGAAGCACAG GTCTTGCATCTGTGGAAGCATATAACTATAAGACCAATGAGTGGTTTTTTGTGGCACCTATGAACACAAGAAGAAGCAGCGTTGGAGTTGGGGTCGTGGAAG GTAAACTCTATGCTGTTGGTGGTTACGATGGAGCATCACGTCAGTGCCTTAGTACTGTAGAACAGTATAATCCAGCTACAAATGAGTGGGCATATGTGTCGGATATGAGTACTCGCCGCAGTGGTGCAG GTGTTGGTGTACTTAGTGGACAGCTGTATGCTACTGGGGGACATGATGGCCCTTTGGTGAGGAAAAGTGTGGAAGTATATGATCCTGGAACAAATACATGGAAACAAGTGGCAGATATGAATATGTGTAGAAGAAATGCAG GTGTGTGTTCAGTGAACGGTCTTCTCTATGTGGTTGGAGGAGATGATGGCTCTTGCAATTTGGCATCTGTAGAATACTATAATCCTGTCACTGATAAATGGACATTATTACCAACAAACATGAGCACTGGAAGAAGTTATGCAG GTGTAGCTGTGATCCATAAACCATTGTGA
- the KLHL3 gene encoding kelch-like protein 3 isoform X4, which translates to MGKAFKVMNELRSKRLLCDVVIVAEDVEIEAHRIVLAACSPYFCAMFTGDMTESKAKKIEIKDVDGLTLSKLIDYIYTAEIEVTEENVQVLLPAASLLQLMDVRQNCCDFLQSQLHPTNCLGIRAFADVHTCTELLQQANAYAEQHFPEVMLGEEFLSLSLDQVCSLISSDKLTVSSEEKVFEAVISWINYEKESRLAHMAKLMEHVRLPLLPRDYLVQTVEEEALIKNNNTCKDFLIEAMKYHLLPLDQRQLIKNPRTKPRTPVSLPKVMMVVGGQAPKAIRSVECYDFEEERWDQVAELPSRRCRAGVVFMAGKVYAVGGFNGSLRVRTVDVYDGVKDLWTSIASMQERRSTLGAAVLNELLYAVGGFDGSTGLASVEAYNYKTNEWFFVAPMNTRRSSVGVGVVEGKSKLLYWPQQHSKLYAVGGYDGASRQCLSTVEQYNPATNEWAYVSDMSTRRSGAGVGVLSGQLYATGGHDGPLVRKSVEVYDPGTNTWKQVADMNMCRRNAGVCSVNGLLYVVGGDDGSCNLASVEYYNPVTDKWTLLPTNMSTGRSYAGVAVIHKPL; encoded by the exons ATGGGAAAGGCATTCAAAGTCATGAATGAACTAAGGAG CAAGCGGCTTCTCTGTGATGTGGTGATTGTTGCTGAAGATGTTGAGATCGAAGCCCATCGTATTGTCCTGGCAGCCTGCAGTCCGTATTTCTGTGCAATGTTTACAG GAGATATgactgaaagcaaagcaaagaagaTCGAGATcaaagatgttgatggactaaCCTTAAGTAAGCTGATTGATTACATCTACACCGCTGAGATAGAGGTCACAGAAGAAAATGTTCAG GTTTTGTTACCAGCAGCCAGCCTATTGCAGCTAATGGATGTTCGACAAAACTGTTGTGACTTTCTTCAATCTCAGCTCCATCCCACGAATTGCCTTGGTATTCGCGCCTTTGCAGATGTGCATACTTGcactgaactgttgcaacaggctaACGCCTATGCAG AGCAGCATTTTCCTGAGGTGATGCTTGGTGAAGAATTCCTTAGCCTTAGCCTAGACCAAGTTTGCAGTTTGATATCAAGTGACAAGCTAACCGTTTCATCAGAAGAAAAG GTGTTTGAAGCTGTCATTTCTTGGATAAATTATGAGAAAGAGTCTCGCTTGGCACACATGGCTAAGTTGATGGAACATGTCCGCCTCCCTCTCTTGCCCAGAGATTACCTTGTACAG ACAGTTGAAGAAGAAGCTTTAATCAAGAACAATAACACATGTAAAGATTTCCTTATTGAGGCCATGAAATACCACTTGCTTCCTCTGGATCAACGGCAGTTGATAAAGAATCCTAGAACAAAACCAAGGACCCCAGTCAGTCTGCCAAAG GTAATGATGGTGGTTGGTGGCCAAGCACCTAAAGCCATTCGGAGTGTAGAGTGTTATGATTTTGAGGAGGAGCGATGGGATCAAGTTGCTGAACTTCCTTCTCGGAGATGTAGAGCAG GGGTGGTATTCATGGCAGGCAAAGTCTATGCTGTGGGAGGTTTTAATGGCTCTTTACGAGTCCGAACAGTAGATGTATATGATGGAGTGAAAGACTTGTGGACATCAATAGCCAGCATGCAAGAAAGACGAAGCACTTTAGGGGCAGCTGTGCTAAATGAACTCCtctatgctgttggtggatttgaTGGAAGCACAG GTCTTGCATCTGTGGAAGCATATAACTATAAGACCAATGAGTGGTTTTTTGTGGCACCTATGAACACAAGAAGAAGCAGCGTTGGAGTTGGGGTCGTGGAAGGTAAAAGCAAACTGCTGTATTGGCCGCAGCAGCACA GTAAACTCTATGCTGTTGGTGGTTACGATGGAGCATCACGTCAGTGCCTTAGTACTGTAGAACAGTATAATCCAGCTACAAATGAGTGGGCATATGTGTCGGATATGAGTACTCGCCGCAGTGGTGCAG GTGTTGGTGTACTTAGTGGACAGCTGTATGCTACTGGGGGACATGATGGCCCTTTGGTGAGGAAAAGTGTGGAAGTATATGATCCTGGAACAAATACATGGAAACAAGTGGCAGATATGAATATGTGTAGAAGAAATGCAG GTGTGTGTTCAGTGAACGGTCTTCTCTATGTGGTTGGAGGAGATGATGGCTCTTGCAATTTGGCATCTGTAGAATACTATAATCCTGTCACTGATAAATGGACATTATTACCAACAAACATGAGCACTGGAAGAAGTTATGCAG GTGTAGCTGTGATCCATAAACCATTGTGA
- the KLHL3 gene encoding kelch-like protein 3 isoform X5 → MTESKAKKIEIKDVDGLTLSKLIDYIYTAEIEVTEENVQVLLPAASLLQLMDVRQNCCDFLQSQLHPTNCLGIRAFADVHTCTELLQQANAYAEQHFPEVMLGEEFLSLSLDQVCSLISSDKLTVSSEEKVFEAVISWINYEKESRLAHMAKLMEHVRLPLLPRDYLVQTVEEEALIKNNNTCKDFLIEAMKYHLLPLDQRQLIKNPRTKPRTPVSLPKVMMVVGGQAPKAIRSVECYDFEEERWDQVAELPSRRCRAGVVFMAGKVYAVGGFNGSLRVRTVDVYDGVKDLWTSIASMQERRSTLGAAVLNELLYAVGGFDGSTGLASVEAYNYKTNEWFFVAPMNTRRSSVGVGVVEGKSKLLYWPQQHSKLYAVGGYDGASRQCLSTVEQYNPATNEWAYVSDMSTRRSGAGVGVLSGQLYATGGHDGPLVRKSVEVYDPGTNTWKQVADMNMCRRNAGVCSVNGLLYVVGGDDGSCNLASVEYYNPVTDKWTLLPTNMSTGRSYAGVAVIHKPL, encoded by the exons ATgactgaaagcaaagcaaagaagaTCGAGATcaaagatgttgatggactaaCCTTAAGTAAGCTGATTGATTACATCTACACCGCTGAGATAGAGGTCACAGAAGAAAATGTTCAG GTTTTGTTACCAGCAGCCAGCCTATTGCAGCTAATGGATGTTCGACAAAACTGTTGTGACTTTCTTCAATCTCAGCTCCATCCCACGAATTGCCTTGGTATTCGCGCCTTTGCAGATGTGCATACTTGcactgaactgttgcaacaggctaACGCCTATGCAG AGCAGCATTTTCCTGAGGTGATGCTTGGTGAAGAATTCCTTAGCCTTAGCCTAGACCAAGTTTGCAGTTTGATATCAAGTGACAAGCTAACCGTTTCATCAGAAGAAAAG GTGTTTGAAGCTGTCATTTCTTGGATAAATTATGAGAAAGAGTCTCGCTTGGCACACATGGCTAAGTTGATGGAACATGTCCGCCTCCCTCTCTTGCCCAGAGATTACCTTGTACAG ACAGTTGAAGAAGAAGCTTTAATCAAGAACAATAACACATGTAAAGATTTCCTTATTGAGGCCATGAAATACCACTTGCTTCCTCTGGATCAACGGCAGTTGATAAAGAATCCTAGAACAAAACCAAGGACCCCAGTCAGTCTGCCAAAG GTAATGATGGTGGTTGGTGGCCAAGCACCTAAAGCCATTCGGAGTGTAGAGTGTTATGATTTTGAGGAGGAGCGATGGGATCAAGTTGCTGAACTTCCTTCTCGGAGATGTAGAGCAG GGGTGGTATTCATGGCAGGCAAAGTCTATGCTGTGGGAGGTTTTAATGGCTCTTTACGAGTCCGAACAGTAGATGTATATGATGGAGTGAAAGACTTGTGGACATCAATAGCCAGCATGCAAGAAAGACGAAGCACTTTAGGGGCAGCTGTGCTAAATGAACTCCtctatgctgttggtggatttgaTGGAAGCACAG GTCTTGCATCTGTGGAAGCATATAACTATAAGACCAATGAGTGGTTTTTTGTGGCACCTATGAACACAAGAAGAAGCAGCGTTGGAGTTGGGGTCGTGGAAGGTAAAAGCAAACTGCTGTATTGGCCGCAGCAGCACA GTAAACTCTATGCTGTTGGTGGTTACGATGGAGCATCACGTCAGTGCCTTAGTACTGTAGAACAGTATAATCCAGCTACAAATGAGTGGGCATATGTGTCGGATATGAGTACTCGCCGCAGTGGTGCAG GTGTTGGTGTACTTAGTGGACAGCTGTATGCTACTGGGGGACATGATGGCCCTTTGGTGAGGAAAAGTGTGGAAGTATATGATCCTGGAACAAATACATGGAAACAAGTGGCAGATATGAATATGTGTAGAAGAAATGCAG GTGTGTGTTCAGTGAACGGTCTTCTCTATGTGGTTGGAGGAGATGATGGCTCTTGCAATTTGGCATCTGTAGAATACTATAATCCTGTCACTGATAAATGGACATTATTACCAACAAACATGAGCACTGGAAGAAGTTATGCAG GTGTAGCTGTGATCCATAAACCATTGTGA